A genomic region of Nitrosomonas ureae contains the following coding sequences:
- a CDS encoding YfgM family protein, translating to MVTYNHEDQEKVDGFKGWWDKYGTAIVIFMTVMLATAGAIKAWEYYQKKQAQQAGDLYVLLKQVQAGNDSEKINDTAQLLMQGYSSSGYAPRAALIAAQADAHAGNNKRAIQNLQWILDHAKETEMRDLARLRISGILLDEGKYDEALRFLDDGYSEAFSGLYLDRKGDIQVATQRISEARLSYQEAINALDKSNNYYNIVQMKLDGLGNSE from the coding sequence ATGGTAACTTATAATCATGAAGATCAGGAAAAGGTTGATGGGTTTAAAGGTTGGTGGGACAAGTATGGGACTGCGATTGTTATTTTCATGACAGTAATGTTAGCAACTGCCGGAGCTATAAAGGCTTGGGAGTATTACCAGAAAAAGCAGGCACAGCAGGCGGGGGATTTATACGTTTTGTTGAAGCAGGTCCAAGCAGGCAATGATTCAGAAAAAATTAATGATACGGCTCAGTTGCTTATGCAAGGTTATTCCTCCAGTGGCTATGCGCCACGCGCTGCATTGATTGCAGCACAAGCCGATGCTCATGCAGGGAATAATAAGCGGGCGATACAAAACTTACAATGGATTCTTGATCATGCAAAAGAAACCGAGATGCGTGATTTGGCTCGATTGAGAATCTCGGGGATTTTACTCGATGAAGGAAAATACGATGAAGCATTAAGGTTTTTAGATGATGGATATAGTGAAGCTTTTTCTGGGTTATATTTGGACCGTAAGGGAGATATCCAGGTAGCTACACAGAGAATTTCTGAAGCGCGTTTAAGCTATCAGGAAGCTATAAATGCGCTTGATAAGAGTAATAATTACTATAACATTGTACAAATGAAATTGGATGGACTGGGCAATTCTGAATAA